Within the Microcoleus sp. bin38.metabat.b11b12b14.051 genome, the region GGGCGGATATGGCATTGTTGATTTCGCCTTTGCCGGTGATGCTGCCGCGTTTCTGGGCGTTAAAGGCGGTGGCGTCGTCTTTGAAGTGGGTCAGCAAAATTTCGCCCTCTTCGGTGGAGTAGAGGATTTTGGCTTTGCCTTCGTAGAGTTTGCGATCGGCTGACATGGCGATTAATAATGTAGATGAGTTTTAGATTTTACTTTAGCTTGATGTTGCCTTGACTGTTTGAGATTCGATTTTTGACATTGAAGAATTGGGAATGACCGATGCTGTATGGGTTTTGAGCGCGAGCTGACCGTTGCAGCCTTTTTTTACTCAGCCCACACCGTTGGCGATTTTCCAGTGGTGATTTGACGATCGGCAATCGCTGATTGCATAGGAGCTGGAGTCTCGAAAAGCAGTTGGATTATTTGATCAAAAGGCTCTGATTTCTCAGTTATACCAATTTTATAAAGATTTGCTAAAGATGAACTCTTAGCCCCCCCAAAGCATCGGGGGGGTTGGGGGGGTGATTGTATAACACTACTTTAGAAAAATGGTATTATTGGCTCTACGCTGCGCCGTTGGCGACTACGCCCAGAGATATATACTGCCACCGGCTGAGGCATAAATGATTCTTTGCAAAGCACAATAGAGTTAGACCTGCTGGGTTCGCGATCGGTGCTACCTGAACCTGGCGCATACAGACTCGCGGTTAAAAAACATCTGTAAAATGGCTGATTTATGGAAGAGAAAAAAATTCATATCCTCTTGGTAGAAGATGATGAGGTTGATGTGATGAACGTCCGGCGAGCGTTCAAAAAAAATAACATCGTCAATCCGCTCTACATGGCTTCAAACGGATTAGAAGCTCTAGCTATATTGCGCGGAGAAAGCAAAACCGAGCCTGCAATGCCTCAAGCGCGCCGGTTGATTTTGCTAGACTTGAATATGCCCAGAATGAACGGCATCGAGTTTCTGCGAGAATTGCGGCTAGATCAAAGTTTGAGGTCGATTCCAGTGATCGTACTTACAACTTCTAACGAAGATAGAGATAAGGTAGAAGCTTATAATTTAAATGTTGCCGGTTATATTCTCAAGCCAGTTACTTTTTCTAACTTTGTGGAAGTTATGGGTACTCTCAACAGATACTGGATGCTGAGCGAAATTCCCTAGCTCGGGGAAAATATAACAGAAAATTTATTCATGTTGATGTTGTAATTAATCAGCGATTAATGGCTTTTAATTTCTTTTTGTATACTCCAAATTTGGCAGATTAATCTACAATCGAGTTGTTATGGACAAACTTACTAAAATTCTCATCGTTGATGACGATGAAGTAGATCGGATGTTGGTCAAACGGGCGCTAAAATCCGCAGGAGTTTCGGTTGAATTTACAGAAGCCGAAGACTGCGCTGACGCCCTGGCAAAACTATCAGTCAGCAAAAAATATACCGCGGCGGCGCAACTCTCAAAACAAGAGAAATTTCAAAATTTAAGCGAGGTCGATGGGCCAGAAAATTCGCAGCAATCAAATCAGATATTTGATTGCAAATTTGACTGTGTATTCCTTGACTACGGCTTACCGGACGGAGACGGACTGACTTTGGTGCGAAATGTGCGGGAAGCCGGGCTCAAAGTTCCGTTAATTGTGCTCACAGGTCAAGGCGACGAAGAAATTGCTGTGGAATTGATGAAGGCGGGAGCTTCTGATTATATCGCTAAAAATAAGCTGTCTCCTGAGAGTTTGTCCCGCAGTTTGTTCAATGCCCTTCGCGTTTATCGCGCCGAAAGTCAGGCGTTTCATACCAGCCAACAACTTAAGGAAAGCGAGGAACGCTACAGGTTAGTTTTAGAGGGAGTTAATGACGGAATTTGGGATTGGGATTTAATTGAAAATGATGTTTATTGGAACGATCGCCTTTTGGAAATCATCGGTTTGCCGCGAGATCAATTTGGCTGCACTATGGATGCTCTCTACAGCCGCCTGCACCCCGATGACAAGGACGGCATCATCCGGGCGATCGCTAGCCACCTCGATCGACAAATCGACTACAATGTAGAATTCCGCCTGCTGCACTCATCCGGTGCTTACCGTTACTGCACTTCCCAGGGAAAAGCTCAGCGAAATTCCCAAGGACAAGCGGTGCGGATGGCCGGCATGATTAGCGATATTACTGAACGCAAACAGGCCGAAGATGCTCTAGAAAGAGAACGGCAACAACTGAAACAAATTGTTACCTGCGTGCCAGTAGCCATGGCAATGTTTGATACAGAAATGCGCTATTTAGCTAACTCTCACAAATGGCTGACTCAATTTAATTTGGAGTGGCAGTCCCTGACCAATCTCAGTCATTACGAATTGTTTCCAGATACGCCAACTCGCTGGAAAATGATGTATGAAAAGGTGTTAAAAGGTGAGGTAATTTCTGTGAGCGAAGATGCTTGGGAACGAGCAGATGGCTCAGTTTTGTTTTTGCGCTGGGCCGCTCACCCTTGGTACAATCCTGAGGGGAAAGTGGGCGGAATTGTCATGGTAGCGGACAAGATTAATGAGTTGGTGGAAGCCCGGGAAACTGCCCTGAAAGCCAGCCAGGTTAAGTCACAATTTTTGGCGAACATGAGTCACGAAATTCGGACTCCGATGAATGGGGTTCTGGGGATGGCTCAATTGTTGCTGCGCGCTCCTTTGGAACCAAAACAGCGCGAGTGCGCT harbors:
- a CDS encoding response regulator; this translates as MEEKKIHILLVEDDEVDVMNVRRAFKKNNIVNPLYMASNGLEALAILRGESKTEPAMPQARRLILLDLNMPRMNGIEFLRELRLDQSLRSIPVIVLTTSNEDRDKVEAYNLNVAGYILKPVTFSNFVEVMGTLNRYWMLSEIP